The following coding sequences lie in one Xanthomonas hortorum pv. pelargonii genomic window:
- a CDS encoding GIY-YIG nuclease family protein has protein sequence MADTRSPVRSEFAALAHADWDSLFHGPSVVYLLAHARREAFYIDVASGLGAISDTRRRIIAQQEASLPRERVMPLLLVWFEACTDLAAAQARAKQLRAWPHAWRRQLVETLNPAWIDLDAYALGFPGALAQVGERHAQCRDLQNPEDVEGT, from the coding sequence ATGGCTGACACGCGCTCTCCGGTGAGATCGGAATTCGCGGCGCTTGCGCATGCCGACTGGGATAGCTTGTTTCATGGCCCATCGGTGGTTTACCTGCTGGCGCATGCGCGGCGGGAGGCGTTTTACATCGACGTGGCAAGTGGTCTGGGCGCAATCAGCGACACGCGCCGGCGCATCATCGCGCAGCAGGAAGCCAGCTTGCCCAGGGAGCGCGTGATGCCGCTGCTGCTGGTGTGGTTCGAGGCCTGCACCGATCTGGCAGCTGCCCAGGCCCGCGCCAAGCAACTTCGCGCCTGGCCGCATGCCTGGCGGCGGCAGTTGGTGGAGACGCTCAACCCTGCCTGGATCGACCTGGATGCCTATGCCCTGGGATTTCCTGGCGCACTGGCGCAGGTGGGCGAACGCCATGCCCAGTGCCGCGACTTGCAGAATCCTGAAGATGTAGAGGGCACCTGA
- a CDS encoding M3 family metallopeptidase: MTNPLLDLSGLPSFDAIRPEHVGPAIDRLLADAEAVVKTAEQVSPVSWDSFVVPLDDATERLWRAWGQVGHLQAVVNTPELREAYNSNLPKLSRFGSALAQNLALYAQYKALAESPEAAHYDAARRKVLENALRDFRLGGAELDDASKARFAQVQEELSALAAKFSQNVLDATDAWSYVSEDESELSGLPVEVVAAARAAAEKDGVPGWKLTLQMPCYLPVQTDADHRELRARLYRANAERASEFGDAALDNSANIDRILALRAELAQLLGFASYAEYSVATKMAQSPDEVMGFLRDLAVRAKPYAQRDRAELEAFARDELGLDELQAWDLAYASEKLKQARYSFSEQEVKQYFTEPKVLAGLFDVIHSLYGLTVKPDSAPVWHEDVRFYRLEDAQGELVGQFYLDLYAREGKRGGAWMDDCRNRRDTANGVQTPLVYLVCNFGRGSGDTPATFRHGEVTTLFHEMGHGLHQLLTRIGELGVAGINGVEWDAVELPSQFMENFCWEWERVQAMTAHVRTGEPLPRNLFERLLAARNFQSGMFTVRQLEFALFDMQLHSSFDPLQDSVLQLIERVRDEVAVNRPPAWNRFPHQFSHIFAGGYAAGYYSYKWAEVLSADAYAAFEEAPEQVADTGARFRHEVLSRGGSRSAADNFRAFRGRAPSIDALLRHNGMAG, translated from the coding sequence ATGACCAACCCGCTGCTCGACCTGTCCGGACTGCCGTCCTTCGATGCGATCCGCCCCGAACACGTGGGTCCGGCAATCGATCGCCTGCTGGCCGATGCCGAGGCTGTGGTGAAAACGGCCGAACAGGTCAGCCCGGTCAGCTGGGACAGCTTCGTGGTGCCCCTGGACGATGCCACCGAGCGGTTGTGGCGCGCGTGGGGGCAGGTGGGCCATCTGCAGGCGGTGGTCAACACGCCGGAACTGCGCGAGGCCTACAACAGCAATCTGCCCAAGTTAAGCCGCTTCGGCAGCGCGCTGGCGCAGAACCTGGCGTTGTACGCGCAATACAAGGCGCTCGCGGAATCACCGGAAGCGGCGCACTACGACGCGGCACGTCGCAAGGTGCTGGAAAACGCGCTGCGCGATTTCCGCCTCGGCGGTGCCGAGCTGGATGACGCGTCCAAGGCGCGCTTTGCGCAAGTGCAGGAAGAGTTGTCCGCGCTGGCCGCCAAGTTTTCGCAGAACGTGCTCGATGCCACCGATGCATGGTCGTACGTGAGCGAAGACGAAAGCGAGCTGTCCGGCCTGCCGGTCGAAGTGGTCGCCGCCGCGCGCGCTGCTGCCGAAAAAGACGGCGTGCCAGGCTGGAAACTCACCTTGCAGATGCCCTGCTATCTGCCGGTGCAAACCGATGCGGACCATCGCGAACTGCGCGCGCGGCTGTATCGCGCCAATGCCGAGCGCGCCTCCGAATTCGGCGATGCTGCGCTGGACAACAGCGCCAATATCGATCGCATTCTCGCCTTGCGCGCCGAGCTGGCGCAGCTGCTCGGGTTTGCCAGCTACGCGGAGTATTCGGTCGCCACCAAGATGGCGCAAAGCCCTGATGAAGTGATGGGCTTCCTGCGCGATCTGGCGGTGCGCGCCAAACCGTATGCGCAGCGCGATCGTGCCGAACTCGAAGCCTTTGCGCGCGACGAACTTGGCCTGGACGAATTGCAGGCCTGGGACCTGGCCTACGCCAGCGAAAAACTCAAGCAGGCGCGTTACAGCTTCTCCGAGCAGGAAGTGAAGCAGTATTTCACCGAGCCCAAGGTGCTGGCCGGCCTGTTCGATGTCATCCACAGCCTGTACGGGCTCACCGTCAAGCCCGATAGCGCGCCGGTCTGGCATGAGGATGTGCGTTTCTATCGGTTGGAAGATGCGCAGGGCGAGCTGGTTGGGCAGTTCTATCTGGATCTGTACGCACGCGAAGGCAAGCGCGGCGGTGCGTGGATGGACGATTGCCGCAATCGCCGCGACACCGCCAACGGCGTGCAGACCCCGCTGGTGTATCTGGTGTGCAACTTCGGCCGCGGCAGTGGCGATACGCCGGCCACGTTCCGGCATGGCGAAGTCACCACGCTGTTCCATGAAATGGGCCACGGCCTGCATCAGTTGCTCACGCGCATCGGCGAGCTGGGTGTGGCCGGCATCAACGGCGTGGAGTGGGATGCGGTGGAACTGCCGAGCCAGTTCATGGAGAACTTCTGCTGGGAATGGGAGCGCGTGCAGGCGATGACCGCGCATGTGCGCACCGGCGAGCCGTTGCCGCGCAATCTGTTCGAGCGGCTGCTAGCCGCACGCAATTTCCAGAGCGGCATGTTCACCGTGCGCCAGCTGGAATTTGCGCTGTTCGACATGCAGCTGCACAGCAGCTTCGACCCGCTGCAGGACAGTGTGCTGCAACTGATCGAGCGCGTGCGCGACGAAGTGGCGGTCAATCGCCCGCCGGCGTGGAATCGTTTCCCGCATCAGTTCAGCCACATCTTTGCCGGTGGCTACGCGGCTGGCTACTACAGCTACAAGTGGGCCGAAGTGCTCAGCGCTGACGCCTACGCCGCCTTCGAAGAAGCACCCGAGCAGGTTGCCGATACCGGCGCGCGCTTCCGCCATGAAGTGTTGTCGCGTGGAGGCAGCCGTAGTGCGGCCGATAACTTCCGTGCCTTCCGTGGGCGTGCGCCGAGCATCGATGCGCTGTTGCGGCATAACGGCATGGCGGGCTGA
- a CDS encoding PLP-dependent cysteine synthase family protein, with protein sequence MSQRQWVAAAIQKIEADFNRSADTHLIPMDLPGYPGIDLYFKDESSHPTGSLKHRLARSLFLYALTNGWLRAGRPVIEASSGSTAISEAYFARLLGVPFIAVMPASTSPEKIAAIQFHGGRCHLVERACDLDSASHQLARETGGHFMDQFTYAERATDWRANNNIAESIFKQLADEPHPIPEWIVCSPGTGGTSATLGRYVRYRRHATRILCVDPEVSVFFDGYCRAVDGQCPKELAITGGSRIEGIGRPRVESSFIASCVDMMIKVPDALSLAAMRHVSATLGRRVGGSTGTNFVGVLQAAQRMREAGRSGSIVTILCDAGERYAHSYYDPAWYVARDIDVTDSDAAIAIAVSGGDLPTLPCAALE encoded by the coding sequence ATGTCGCAGCGCCAGTGGGTGGCCGCCGCCATCCAGAAGATCGAAGCCGATTTCAACCGTTCGGCAGACACCCACCTGATTCCGATGGACCTGCCGGGCTATCCGGGCATCGACCTGTATTTCAAGGACGAGTCCAGCCACCCCACCGGCAGCCTCAAGCATCGGCTGGCGCGCTCGCTGTTTCTGTACGCGCTGACCAACGGCTGGCTGCGTGCGGGGCGGCCGGTGATCGAGGCCTCCAGTGGCTCGACTGCGATTTCCGAAGCGTATTTCGCACGCTTGCTGGGTGTGCCCTTCATCGCGGTGATGCCGGCCTCGACCTCGCCGGAAAAGATCGCCGCGATTCAATTTCATGGCGGCCGCTGCCATCTGGTCGAGCGTGCCTGCGATCTGGACAGCGCCTCGCACCAGCTCGCGCGCGAGACCGGCGGGCACTTCATGGACCAGTTCACCTACGCCGAGCGCGCCACCGACTGGCGCGCCAACAACAACATCGCCGAATCGATCTTCAAGCAACTGGCCGACGAACCGCACCCGATTCCCGAGTGGATCGTGTGCAGCCCCGGCACCGGCGGCACCAGCGCCACGCTTGGCCGTTACGTGCGCTACCGGCGCCACGCCACCCGCATCCTGTGCGTGGACCCGGAGGTGTCGGTGTTCTTCGACGGCTATTGCCGCGCGGTGGACGGGCAGTGCCCCAAGGAGCTGGCCATCACCGGCGGCTCGCGCATCGAGGGCATCGGCCGCCCGCGGGTGGAGTCCAGCTTCATCGCCAGCTGCGTGGACATGATGATCAAGGTGCCCGACGCCTTGAGCCTGGCGGCGATGCGCCACGTCAGCGCCACGCTCGGCCGCCGCGTCGGCGGCTCCACCGGCACCAATTTCGTCGGTGTGCTGCAGGCGGCCCAGCGCATGCGCGAGGCCGGCCGTAGCGGCTCCATCGTCACCATCCTGTGCGATGCCGGCGAGCGTTATGCGCACAGCTATTACGACCCGGCCTGGTACGTGGCGCGCGACATCGACGTTACCGACAGCGATGCGGCCATTGCCATCGCAGTCAGCGGCGGCGACTTGCCCACGCTGCCTTGTGCGGCGCTGGAATGA
- a CDS encoding CopL family metal-binding regulatory protein, which translates to MLRCLLRLLLCLCLVANTATGAWASVGMAMPAMASGAMAQAASAAQASMPAAMPCHADMQPTAAVPTHDNDKHAHAADCCKLGSCDCLQHCSLALLTLPAVPAGLLGHSALPANLAEGRSSPLPEQPVRPPIA; encoded by the coding sequence GTGCTGCGTTGCCTGCTCCGCCTGCTGCTGTGCCTGTGCCTGGTTGCCAATACGGCCACCGGCGCGTGGGCATCGGTGGGCATGGCGATGCCGGCGATGGCCTCGGGTGCGATGGCGCAGGCTGCGTCAGCTGCGCAGGCTTCCATGCCGGCCGCAATGCCGTGCCATGCCGACATGCAGCCGACTGCCGCCGTGCCTACCCACGACAACGACAAGCATGCGCACGCAGCCGATTGCTGCAAGCTGGGTAGCTGCGACTGCCTGCAGCACTGCAGCCTCGCCCTGCTGACCCTGCCTGCGGTGCCCGCAGGTCTGCTCGGTCACTCGGCGTTGCCGGCCAACCTGGCCGAAGGACGCAGCAGCCCGTTGCCCGAGCAACCGGTTCGACCTCCCATCGCCTGA
- a CDS encoding copper resistance system multicopper oxidase → MGRSGDVMSFDPNSFDPPSNGGLSRRRFVQGITLGGVAATTGLWRSDARASNPVNTPVLRGSSQSLQIGRMPVNLTGRARTAITVNQSLPAPTLRWREGDMVSVRVRNALADQPTSVHWHGLLLPANMDGVPGMSFDSIAPGQEYHYRFALRQSGTYWYHSHSMFQEQAGLYGAIVIDPLTPPPYRHDREHVVLLSDWTDLEPAALFRRLKQMPSHDNYAQRTVGDFLRDAREDGMRATLADRGMWGRMRMTPTDLSDVNANTYTYLLNGVAPAGNWTGVFKPGEKVLLRFINGSSMTYFDIRIPGLRMTVVAADGQYVHPVSVDELRIAAAETFDVIVEPIGQDAFTLFAQDMGRTGFACGTLAVRHGLQAPIPALDPRAILTMQDMGNGDGMAHADHAMHGGDAMQGDPHAAHAMAMPMAATHMHGHANQTAQNKAPHHPASEDGNPLIDMRSNATAPRLDDPGVGLRDNGRRVLCYADLHSVFDDPDGREPGREIELHLTGHMEKFAWSFDGIAFASAEPLRLQYGERLRIVLVNDTMMQHPIHLHGMWSDLEDADGNFQLRKHTIDMPPGTRRTYRVRADALGRWAYHCHLLYHMEAGMMREVRVEA, encoded by the coding sequence GTGGGCCGCAGCGGAGATGTCATGTCTTTCGATCCCAATTCTTTCGATCCACCCTCCAACGGCGGCCTGAGCCGACGCCGCTTCGTGCAGGGCATCACCCTGGGCGGTGTTGCCGCCACCACCGGCCTGTGGCGCAGCGATGCGCGTGCGTCCAACCCGGTGAACACGCCGGTCCTGCGCGGCAGCAGCCAATCACTGCAGATCGGCCGCATGCCGGTCAACCTCACCGGGCGCGCGCGCACCGCCATCACCGTCAACCAGAGCCTGCCCGCGCCCACGCTGCGCTGGCGCGAGGGCGACATGGTGAGCGTGCGCGTACGCAACGCGCTAGCCGACCAACCCACTTCGGTGCATTGGCACGGCCTGTTGCTGCCGGCCAATATGGATGGCGTGCCGGGCATGAGCTTTGACAGCATCGCGCCGGGCCAGGAGTATCACTACCGCTTTGCGCTGCGCCAGTCCGGCACTTACTGGTACCACAGCCATTCGATGTTTCAGGAGCAGGCCGGCTTGTACGGCGCCATCGTCATCGACCCGCTGACACCGCCGCCGTATCGGCATGATCGCGAACATGTGGTGCTGCTCTCGGACTGGACAGATCTGGAGCCGGCCGCGCTGTTCCGCCGGCTCAAGCAGATGCCCAGCCACGACAATTACGCACAGCGCACCGTGGGCGATTTCCTGCGCGATGCGCGCGAAGACGGCATGCGCGCAACGCTGGCCGATCGCGGCATGTGGGGACGCATGCGCATGACCCCGACCGACCTGTCCGATGTCAACGCCAATACCTACACCTACCTGCTCAACGGCGTCGCCCCGGCCGGCAACTGGACCGGGGTGTTCAAGCCCGGCGAGAAGGTACTGCTGCGTTTCATCAACGGCTCGTCGATGACCTATTTCGACATCCGCATCCCCGGCCTGCGCATGACCGTGGTGGCCGCCGATGGCCAATACGTGCACCCGGTGAGCGTGGACGAGCTGCGCATTGCTGCTGCAGAAACCTTCGACGTGATCGTCGAACCCATCGGGCAGGACGCATTTACGTTGTTCGCGCAGGACATGGGTCGCACCGGATTTGCCTGCGGCACGCTGGCGGTGCGGCATGGCTTGCAGGCGCCGATTCCTGCATTGGATCCGCGCGCGATCCTGACCATGCAGGATATGGGCAATGGCGATGGCATGGCGCATGCAGATCACGCCATGCACGGCGGTGATGCGATGCAGGGCGATCCACACGCAGCGCACGCGATGGCAATGCCGATGGCGGCAACACACATGCACGGGCATGCGAACCAGACTGCGCAGAACAAAGCACCGCACCACCCCGCCAGCGAAGACGGTAATCCGCTGATCGACATGCGCAGCAATGCCACTGCGCCACGCCTGGACGACCCCGGCGTTGGCCTGCGCGACAACGGCCGCCGCGTGCTGTGCTACGCCGACCTGCACAGCGTGTTCGACGATCCGGATGGACGCGAGCCCGGGCGCGAGATCGAGCTGCATCTGACCGGGCATATGGAAAAATTCGCCTGGTCCTTCGACGGCATCGCCTTTGCTTCGGCAGAGCCCTTGCGGCTGCAGTACGGCGAGCGGCTGCGCATCGTGCTGGTCAACGACACCATGATGCAGCACCCCATCCATCTGCACGGCATGTGGAGCGACCTGGAAGATGCCGACGGCAATTTCCAGCTACGCAAGCACACCATCGACATGCCGCCAGGCACCCGCCGCACATACCGCGTGCGCGCCGATGCGCTGGGCCGCTGGGCCTACCATTGCCATCTGCTCTACCACATGGAAGCGGGCATGATGCGCGAAGTGCGGGTGGAAGCATGA
- a CDS encoding copper resistance protein B, giving the protein MSALRTQDVVLLALLLSASATAQEHVPEAMDSSAHADGTHALQLADHATAAQPQTSTATDVSPPSAQETAHAMQMDHAHLQHTGAASPSPSPSPSLSANAADSTPAQRPVQADVSASPTSMHHAGMQHADVKHAAHQASTKPQPGHSQQPQTDMDHGAMDHASMDHASMQHAPMQHGPAQHGPMDHTNMQHALHTEAATQTPASPTTSALPREPIPKPTAEEIAAAFAPLQHHAMHTAGINHYVLLDRLEASNTNRGSGQDWEARAWIGGDIDRLWLRSEGERHDGRTQDASLEAFYGHAISPWWDVLVGTRQDIGAGAHRSWAAFGVQGLAPYKFETEATLYIGSGGRAALRLEGEYEVLLTNRLILQPRVEVSIALTDDDRRNIDNGVEQAEFGLRLRYEITRRFAPYIGWVHSRSFGDTARRAAIEDEPARDSRFVAGVRIWF; this is encoded by the coding sequence ATGAGCGCGCTTCGTACGCAAGACGTGGTGCTGCTCGCACTGCTGCTGAGCGCATCGGCTACCGCACAGGAGCATGTGCCTGAGGCGATGGATTCATCCGCGCATGCCGATGGCACGCATGCACTGCAGTTGGCCGACCACGCAACGGCTGCCCAGCCGCAGACGTCCACCGCGACAGATGTATCGCCGCCATCTGCGCAGGAGACCGCACATGCGATGCAGATGGATCACGCGCATCTGCAGCACACTGGCGCTGCATCGCCATCGCCATCGCCATCGCCATCGCTATCGGCAAACGCTGCCGACAGCACGCCTGCGCAACGCCCGGTGCAAGCCGACGTTTCGGCATCGCCGACATCGATGCATCACGCAGGCATGCAGCACGCCGACGTCAAGCATGCCGCACACCAGGCCTCTACGAAGCCACAACCGGGCCACAGCCAGCAGCCCCAGACGGACATGGACCATGGGGCAATGGACCATGCGTCGATGGACCACGCGTCGATGCAGCACGCCCCGATGCAACATGGACCAGCGCAGCATGGGCCGATGGATCACACCAACATGCAGCACGCACTGCACACCGAAGCGGCGACCCAAACGCCGGCATCGCCTACCACCAGCGCACTGCCGCGCGAGCCTATCCCCAAGCCCACTGCCGAGGAGATCGCTGCGGCATTTGCACCTCTGCAGCACCATGCGATGCACACGGCAGGCATCAATCACTACGTGTTGCTCGATCGACTGGAAGCGTCCAATACCAACCGCGGCAGTGGTCAGGATTGGGAAGCACGCGCCTGGATCGGCGGCGACATCGACAGGCTCTGGCTGCGCAGCGAAGGCGAGCGGCACGACGGGCGCACGCAGGACGCCTCGTTGGAGGCGTTCTACGGTCACGCCATCTCGCCATGGTGGGATGTACTGGTTGGCACACGTCAGGACATCGGCGCGGGCGCACATCGCAGCTGGGCCGCCTTCGGCGTGCAGGGACTGGCACCGTACAAGTTCGAGACCGAAGCCACGCTCTACATCGGCAGCGGCGGCCGTGCCGCACTGCGACTGGAAGGCGAGTACGAGGTGCTGCTGACCAACCGGCTGATCCTGCAACCACGCGTGGAAGTCAGTATCGCCCTGACCGACGATGACCGGCGCAACATTGACAACGGAGTGGAGCAGGCCGAATTTGGCCTACGGCTGCGCTACGAAATCACCCGCCGTTTCGCGCCCTACATCGGCTGGGTACACAGCCGCAGCTTCGGTGACACCGCCAGACGCGCCGCGATCGAAGACGAACCGGCGCGCGACAGCCGCTTCGTTGCCGGCGTGCGCATCTGGTTCTGA
- the gloA gene encoding lactoylglutathione lyase, with amino-acid sequence MPLTDLQHVPGASAAPAETGGFVFNHTMLRVKDAQSSLDFYTRVLGFRLLDARDFADAKFSLYFLALLPQDTAIPEEDTERRLWMAGIPGVLELTHNHGTETQDGPVYHDGNSEPRGFGHICISVPDIHAACARFDALDVPYQKRLEDGRMKHLAFIKDPDGYWVEIISNTPLA; translated from the coding sequence ATGCCTTTGACCGATCTGCAACACGTTCCCGGCGCCAGCGCCGCGCCCGCCGAGACCGGCGGCTTCGTGTTCAACCACACCATGCTGCGCGTCAAGGATGCCCAGAGTTCGCTGGATTTCTACACCCGTGTGCTCGGCTTCCGCCTGCTGGATGCGCGCGATTTTGCCGATGCGAAGTTCAGCCTGTACTTTCTCGCCTTGTTGCCGCAAGACACCGCAATCCCCGAAGAAGATACCGAACGTCGTCTGTGGATGGCCGGCATCCCGGGCGTACTGGAACTCACACACAACCACGGCACCGAAACCCAGGACGGCCCGGTCTACCACGACGGCAACAGCGAGCCGCGCGGCTTCGGCCACATCTGCATCTCGGTGCCCGACATCCACGCCGCCTGCGCCCGCTTCGACGCCCTCGACGTGCCGTACCAGAAGCGCCTGGAAGATGGCCGCATGAAGCACCTGGCCTTCATCAAGGACCCGGACGGCTATTGGGTAGAGATCATTTCCAATACGCCCCTGGCCTAA